Proteins encoded by one window of Herpetosiphonaceae bacterium:
- a CDS encoding M23 family metallopeptidase, translating into MTTPIRRSILLLYGLLAALLLACQPYLSDTQPDLATEPVAWQCPTATPVPTVIVGYEPTPTPHGEALPIFSTPLPTATPYVRTGSDYYQGQRVTVGPLVVSVTGYRTQAGTDAAHALHLLDLTIENTTAAPIELHVQGISLIRAIKRTDGRRIEGAWYPSQAAARAAGVPIVSGTWEPGSTQATIVIFAPEGQAEAWGMPFVRSDQRRSGQSGDGYLWFRLQDDPHCAKQPGGPPSAPVASAPPAGTPAVGRAGYPVPRGTAISRGYGCHSFYTGVRGNCPKGQWWHDGVDFASASGTPLFAIRDMQILYAGADSSTLDCSWIPGSQPPHAGFGLYVKAQDAHGYTYWYGHASSVTTRTGQQVKAGQQVAHMGSTGCSTGPHLHFRVRLNGLDRNPFDVIQKP; encoded by the coding sequence ATGACCACGCCGATCCGCCGCTCCATCTTGCTGCTCTACGGCCTGCTTGCGGCGCTGCTGCTCGCCTGCCAGCCGTACCTGAGCGATACGCAGCCCGACCTGGCGACCGAGCCGGTCGCCTGGCAGTGCCCGACGGCGACGCCGGTCCCCACGGTGATCGTCGGGTATGAGCCGACGCCCACGCCGCATGGGGAGGCCCTGCCAATCTTCTCCACGCCACTCCCGACCGCGACCCCGTATGTGCGCACCGGCAGCGACTACTACCAGGGCCAGCGCGTCACGGTCGGGCCGCTCGTGGTCAGCGTGACCGGCTACCGGACCCAGGCCGGGACGGACGCGGCGCACGCGCTGCACCTGCTCGATCTCACGATCGAGAACACGACGGCCGCGCCGATCGAGCTGCACGTGCAGGGCATTAGCCTGATCCGGGCGATCAAGCGGACGGATGGGCGGCGCATCGAAGGCGCGTGGTATCCCAGCCAGGCAGCCGCCCGCGCCGCTGGCGTGCCGATCGTCAGCGGCACCTGGGAGCCGGGATCGACCCAGGCCACGATCGTCATCTTTGCGCCAGAGGGCCAGGCCGAGGCGTGGGGCATGCCCTTTGTCAGGAGCGACCAGCGCCGCAGCGGGCAGAGCGGCGACGGCTACCTCTGGTTTCGCTTGCAGGACGATCCGCACTGCGCGAAGCAGCCGGGCGGGCCACCGAGCGCGCCAGTTGCGTCCGCCCCACCCGCAGGTACGCCCGCCGTCGGACGCGCAGGGTATCCGGTGCCCCGGGGCACGGCGATCTCACGCGGCTACGGCTGTCACTCCTTCTATACGGGCGTGCGGGGGAATTGTCCGAAGGGCCAATGGTGGCATGACGGTGTCGACTTTGCCTCGGCCAGCGGCACGCCGCTCTTTGCGATCAGGGATATGCAGATCCTCTACGCCGGAGCCGATAGCAGCACGCTCGACTGTTCGTGGATTCCGGGCAGCCAGCCGCCGCACGCGGGCTTTGGCCTCTATGTCAAAGCGCAGGATGCCCACGGCTACACCTACTGGTACGGCCACGCGAGCAGCGTGACGACCCGGACCGGCCAGCAGGTCAAGGCCGGGCAACAGGTCGCGCATA